One window from the genome of Engraulis encrasicolus isolate BLACKSEA-1 chromosome 16, IST_EnEncr_1.0, whole genome shotgun sequence encodes:
- the adra2c gene encoding alpha-2C adrenergic receptor has protein sequence MDFLNFSSDAENASETLPTNSTTKSRYSLATIYGLAGLVSFLILFTIVGNVLVVIAVLTSRALKPPQNLFLVSLASADILVATLIMPFSLANELMGYWFFGKVWCDIYLALDVLFCTSSIVHLCAISLDRYWSVTKAVEYNLKRTPQRVKGMIVVVWLISAVISFPPLISMDRGDSSGDAEEPICQLNDVTWYILYSSIGSFFAPCVIMILVYIRIYQVAKKRSRSMSGKRQGEVDGDKGPGGEGAELENGVGQRNLCRGNSTDKENGHCPSPPRKPGDEDLDLDLEDSSSSDEKTKKPQHPRSKRNADASCRKEDRASRKDSSSSKQSSRKSRASGRSLDLFSSRRKRRSTVSKKKISQAREKRFTFVLAVVMGVFVVCWFPFFFSYSLYGICREVCAIPETLFKFFFWIGYVNSSLNPVIYTIFNQDFRRAFQKILCKTWKRSF, from the coding sequence ATGGATTTTTTAAATTTCTCGAGTGATGCCGAAAATGCATCAGAAACGCTTCCAACGAATTCTACAACAAAAAGTCGGTACTCCTTGGCCACTATCTACGGGCTGGCAGGATTAGTAAGCTTTCTCATACTGTTTACAATTGTCGGAAACGTTTTGGTCGTAATCGCCGTCCTAACAAGCCGGGCTCTCAAACCTCCCCAAAACCTTTTCCTGGTGTCTCTAGCCAGTGCTGACATTCTGGTGGCGACATTGATCATGCCTTTCTCTTTAGCCAACGAACTTATGGGCTATTGGTTTTTCGGGAAAGTTTGGTGCGACATTTATCTGGCGCTAGATGTTCTTTTCTGCACCTCCTCAATCGTCCACCTGTGCGCCATCAGCCTGGACCGTTACTGGTCCGTCACCAAGGCTGTCGAGTATAATCTCAAACGGACACCTCAAAGGGTCAAGGGAATGATTGTGGTGGTCTGGCTGATCTCTGCTGTGATCTCCTTCCCACCCCTCATCTCCATGGACCGGGGAGACAGCAGTGGGGATGCAGAGGAACCCATTTGCCAGTTGAATGATGTGACATGGTACATACTGTACTCCAGCATTGGCTCCTTTTTTGCCCCCTGTGTCATCATGATCCTGGTCTACATCCGCATATACCAAGTGGCCAAGAAGCGCAGCCGGAGCATGTCAGGGAAGCGCCAGGGGGAGGTCGATGGGGACAAAGGGCCAGGCGGCGAGGGCGCAGAGCTGGAGAACGGCGTAGGCCAGCGCAACCTGTGCCGGGGCAACAGCACAGACAAGGAGAACGGCCACTGTCCCTCCCCGCCACGCAAACCCGGCGATGAGGACCTGGACCTGGACCTGGAGGACAGCAGCTCGTCAGATGAGAAGACCAAGAAGCCCCAGCACCCCCGCTCCAAGCGCAACGCAGACGCGTCCTGCAGGAAGGAGGACCGGGCCAGCCGCAAGGACAGCTCCAGCTCAAAGCAGTCCAGCCGCAAGTCCAGGGCCAGCGGACGCTCTCTGGACCTCTTCTCCTCCCGCAGGAAGCGGAGGAGCACCGTCTCCAAGAAGAAGATATCCCAGGCCCGGGAGAAGAGGTTCACCTTCGTCCTGGCGGTGGTCATGGGGGTCTTCGTGGTGTGCTGGTTCCCATTCTTCTTCAGCTACAGTTTGTACGGGATCTGCCGGGAGGTCTGTGCCATCCCAGAGACCCTGTTCAAGTTCTTCTTCTGGATTGGGTATGTGAACAGCTCCCTGAACCCAGTCATCTACACCATCTTCAACCAGGACTTCCGCAGAGCCTTCCAGAAGATTCTGTGCAAGACTTGGAAAAGGTCTTTCtga